A window of the Lepisosteus oculatus isolate fLepOcu1 chromosome 14, fLepOcu1.hap2, whole genome shotgun sequence genome harbors these coding sequences:
- the LOC138243260 gene encoding uncharacterized protein isoform X1, with protein sequence MLPSAQSRFLFLPWGGIQAVNLSFHLYSLPSLYSLMAGGGNANFLAETSLISPLQTSAVFAATVQCCFSCRLGESTLVRDPPGRMALPTIPAAFLLVLWTTESCAGPVTVRFLDSATLPCISKDPAPVDQPAVKWVLSTGRPVLYVEGGRPHSGPGFEHRAQMSGDKARLGNYSLTIAAVTFSDTGLYECYREAERDHLQFLEDTYLTVTAHEENVTHQSGASLSLPLHTTGPVEVLFDPAGSTQSSRVLLSSSGPPDPGYEHRVSVQNSSLTLRSLTPADQGSYTVRDLQGNTISTVTVTVGAHRVTVTLQPGASLSVPLLTGEPVEVLFDPVGGGNWTSVCSVQNSTASCVPQYRDRVSVENQELRLQDLRASDEGIYTVLLSHIQKAVSTVSLTVEDPLRHRSVGVIAGVTGVGVAGVILAILGVWVGMRRSRTTIRNDGTYELTRRDDAPNDSSSAISPPADQPETGSQNGVCPQVPGVQVTEETGDGHSDPVVSNGHRLCHETDTWNRRILMRDRNPTGHRVAKGQTKRRNPKAGSLREAEGPVTREIQNNSKAKSRRRGQEAEAEDS encoded by the exons ATGTTACCTTCTGCCCAGTCAcgatttttgtttttgccttggGGGGGAATCCAAGCTGTTAATCTGTCTTTCCATTTGTATTCTCTACCCAGTTTATATTCACTTATGGCAGGAGGGGGCAATGCCAATTTTCTTGCTGAAACATCTCTTATCTCCCCCTTACAGACCAGCGCGGTCTTTGCAGCGACTGTTCAGTGTTGCTTCAGCTGCAGATTGGGAGAGTCGACTCTCGTCCGGGATCCTCCTGGCAGGATGGCGCTCCCGACAATCCCTGCTGCCTTTTTACTGGTGCTCTGGACCACGG AGTCCTGTGCTGGCCCTGTCACTGTGAGATTTTTGGACTCGGCTACACTGCCCTGCATCTCCAAGGATCCAGCCCCTGTGGACCAGCCTGCTGTAAAATGGGTGTTGTCTACAGGAAGACCTGTGCTGTATGTCGAAGGTGGAAGACCTCATTCTGGACCCGGGTTCGAGCACAGAGCCCAGATGTCCGGAGACAAGGCCAGACTGGGAAATTACTCCCTGACCATCGCTGCTGTGACGTTCTCCGACACGGGCCTGTATGAGTGCTATCGGGAAGCCGAGCGAGACCACCTGCAGTTCCTGGAGGACACTTATCTCACTGTCACAG CTCATGAAGAAAATGTCACCCATCAGTCTggagcctctctgtctctccctctccatactactggtccagtggaggtgctgtttgatcctgcaggatctACCCAGTCTTCCAGAGTCTTACTGAGCAGCTCAGGGCCCCCTGACCCCGGGTATGAACACagagtgtcagtgcagaacagctctctgacactgcgctccctcactccagctgatcaggggagctacacagtgagggaccttcaGGGAAACACCATCAGCACTGTGACAGTCACTGTGGGAG ctcacagagtcactgtcaccctgcagcctggagcctctctgtctgtccctctgctcactggagagccagtggaggtgctgtttgatcctgtaggaggtggaaactggacctcagtgtgctctgtccagaacagcacagccagctgtgtcccccagtacagAGACAGAGTGTCGGTGGAGAATCAGGAGTTGAGACTGCAGGACCTGAGGGCGTCTGATGAGGGGATCTATACAGTTTTGCTCTCACACATCCAGAAGGCCGTCAgcactgtctctctcactgtggaGG ACCCTCTTCGTCACAGGTCTGTCGGAGTGATTGCTGGTGTCACTGGTGTTGGTGTTGCTGGAGTCATCCTGGCAATCCTGGGAGTATGGGTCGGGATGAGGAGATCAAGGACGACGATCAGGAATGACGGGACCTATGAACTGACAAGGAGAGATGATGCCCCGAATGACAGCAGCTCAGCGATCAGTCCTCCAGCAGATCAACCAGAAACTGGTAGTCAGAATGGAGTCTGTCCTCAGGTCCCTGGTGTCCAGGTGACTGAGGAGACAGGAGACGGACACTCTGATCCTGTTGTCTCCAATGGACACAGACTGTGTCACGAAACCGATACGTGGAATAgaaggatccttatgcgtgaccggaatcccacagggcacagagtagcaaagggacaaaccAAAAGAcgaaatccaaaggctgggtcgctaagggaggcagagggtccggtaacgagagaaatccaaaacaattcaaaggcaaaatccagaaggcgaggtcaagaggcggaagcagaagattcgtaa
- the LOC138243260 gene encoding uncharacterized protein isoform X2, which produces MSGDKARLGNYSLTIAAVTFSDTGLYECYREAERDHLQFLEDTYLTVTAHEENVTHQSGASLSLPLHTTGPVEVLFDPAGSTQSSRVLLSSSGPPDPGYEHRVSVQNSSLTLRSLTPADQGSYTVRDLQGNTISTVTVTVGAHRVTVTLQPGASLSVPLLTGEPVEVLFDPVGGGNWTSVCSVQNSTASCVPQYRDRVSVENQELRLQDLRASDEGIYTVLLSHIQKAVSTVSLTVEDPLRHRSVGVIAGVTGVGVAGVILAILGVWVGMRRSRTTIRNDGTYELTRRDDAPNDSSSAISPPADQPETGSQNGVCPQVPGVQVTEETGDGHSDPVVSNGHRLCHETDTWNRRILMRDRNPTGHRVAKGQTKRRNPKAGSLREAEGPVTREIQNNSKAKSRRRGQEAEAEDS; this is translated from the exons ATGTCCGGAGACAAGGCCAGACTGGGAAATTACTCCCTGACCATCGCTGCTGTGACGTTCTCCGACACGGGCCTGTATGAGTGCTATCGGGAAGCCGAGCGAGACCACCTGCAGTTCCTGGAGGACACTTATCTCACTGTCACAG CTCATGAAGAAAATGTCACCCATCAGTCTggagcctctctgtctctccctctccatactactggtccagtggaggtgctgtttgatcctgcaggatctACCCAGTCTTCCAGAGTCTTACTGAGCAGCTCAGGGCCCCCTGACCCCGGGTATGAACACagagtgtcagtgcagaacagctctctgacactgcgctccctcactccagctgatcaggggagctacacagtgagggaccttcaGGGAAACACCATCAGCACTGTGACAGTCACTGTGGGAG ctcacagagtcactgtcaccctgcagcctggagcctctctgtctgtccctctgctcactggagagccagtggaggtgctgtttgatcctgtaggaggtggaaactggacctcagtgtgctctgtccagaacagcacagccagctgtgtcccccagtacagAGACAGAGTGTCGGTGGAGAATCAGGAGTTGAGACTGCAGGACCTGAGGGCGTCTGATGAGGGGATCTATACAGTTTTGCTCTCACACATCCAGAAGGCCGTCAgcactgtctctctcactgtggaGG ACCCTCTTCGTCACAGGTCTGTCGGAGTGATTGCTGGTGTCACTGGTGTTGGTGTTGCTGGAGTCATCCTGGCAATCCTGGGAGTATGGGTCGGGATGAGGAGATCAAGGACGACGATCAGGAATGACGGGACCTATGAACTGACAAGGAGAGATGATGCCCCGAATGACAGCAGCTCAGCGATCAGTCCTCCAGCAGATCAACCAGAAACTGGTAGTCAGAATGGAGTCTGTCCTCAGGTCCCTGGTGTCCAGGTGACTGAGGAGACAGGAGACGGACACTCTGATCCTGTTGTCTCCAATGGACACAGACTGTGTCACGAAACCGATACGTGGAATAgaaggatccttatgcgtgaccggaatcccacagggcacagagtagcaaagggacaaaccAAAAGAcgaaatccaaaggctgggtcgctaagggaggcagagggtccggtaacgagagaaatccaaaacaattcaaaggcaaaatccagaaggcgaggtcaagaggcggaagcagaagattcgtaa